A window of Lagopus muta isolate bLagMut1 chromosome 16, bLagMut1 primary, whole genome shotgun sequence contains these coding sequences:
- the ANKRD60 gene encoding ankyrin repeat domain-containing protein 60, whose translation MPRSSSPLQTFSFQLRLAETNEIFSLPQCQNDLTLKQLKSDLELLTGIPFHFQRLHYLDEIDLPDDSTLMDNDFVPGGTITMRIWRQDGWGHLVAAAAKGDTMKLAQLGVTEEYAGTSPYAKILGPEQKKEWVAHRAFVALFVASHRGHVNTVKFLLSHGADVHSKTPLGRTALHVAAIMGRCECIELLVSCGARALDPDCEGQTAVRLAQRWGQKQSERALMRVPRPPSGARPWCRDGAVLQAHGQPA comes from the exons ATGCCCAGGTCTTCCTCGCCTCTGCAGACCTTTAGCTTCCAGCTCAGGCTAGCTGAAACTAATGAGATATTTTCACTACCTCAGTGCCAGAATGACTTGACGCTGAAGCAGCTCAAGTCTGATTTGGAATTATTGACTGGGATCCCCTTTCATTTCCAGCGGCTTCACTACCTGGATGAAA TAGATCTGCCAGACGATTCTACGCTTATGGACAATGATTTTGTCCCGGGTGGAACAATTACAATGCGCATCTGGAGGCAAGATGGCTGGGGGCATCTCgtggcagctgctgccaaaGGAGACACGATGAAG CTGGCCCAGCTGGGAGTCACAGAAGAGTATGCTGGCACCTCTCCATATGCAAAGATTCTGGGACCGGAGCAGAAAAAGGAATGGGTAGCACACCGTGCTTTTGTGGCTCTGTTTGTTGCCAGCCACAGAGGTCACGTTAACACTGTGAAGTTTCTCCTGAGTCATG GTGCAGATGTGCACTCTAAAACTCCACTGGGAAGGACTGCGCTGCACGTAGCTGCTATCATGGGCCGCTGTGAGTGCATTGAGCTGCTGGTGAGCTGTGGGGCACGAGCCCTCGACCCAGATTGTGAGGGGCAAACCGCGGTGAGGTTGGCCCAGCGCTGGGGTCAGAAGCAGAGCGAGCGTGCCCTGATGCGCGTCCCACGGCCGCCGTCTGGAGCCAGGCCTTggtgcagggatggagctgtgctgcaggctcaTGGCCAGCCGGCCTGA
- the C16H20orf85 gene encoding uncharacterized protein C20orf85 homolog, translated as MTSSVQKISENDGERTTAAHLPALLRKRRALAALRLHNTGHLPFEERRSLWRANNGAAPRPGRAHGHALIAPQRPQRAAPPGREMAEPRSAVAEDSCWKRYVESELETARRWSHKWGFLKTALEELTEDEKKKKPKPKIQLPEHLRIRPVTPVEKYIKVDPSPPVPRTSQGFIGWRSAVPELQLERCFQIQSCKGAFSKDLHWPREPSD; from the exons ATGA CGAGTAGCGTccagaaaataagtgaaaatgaTGGAGAACGAACTACAGCAGCgcacctccctgctctcctcagGAAGCGGCGGGCGCTGGCAGCCCTTCGCCTGCACAACACGGGTCATCTGCCGTTCGAGGAGCGCCGCTCTCTCTGGAGAGCAAACAACGGAGCCGCTCCGCGCCCCGGCCGCGCGCACGGCCACGCGCTCATTGCCCCGCAACGGCCGCAGCGCGCGGCCCCGCCCGGCAGGGAAATGGCAGAGCCGCGCAGCGCCGTGGCTGAGGACAGCTGCTG GAAACGATATGTTGAAAGTGAGCTTGAAACTGCAAGAAGATGGTCTCACAAATGGGGATTTTTGAAAACAGCTCTTGAGGAG ttgactgaagatgaaaagaaaaaaaaaccaaagcccAAGATACAGCTTCCAGAGCATCTGCGGATTCGACCTGTGACACCTgtggaaaaatatattaag GTGGATCCATCTCCTCCAGTTCCAAGGACTTCCCAGGGATTTATTGGCTGGAGATCAGCTGTTCCAGAGCTGCAACTTGAACGTTGTTTTCAAATCCAGAGCTGCAAAGGCGCCTTCTCCAAGGATCTGCACTGGCCACGCGAGCCCTCTGACTGA